A genomic stretch from Megachile rotundata isolate GNS110a chromosome 1, iyMegRotu1, whole genome shotgun sequence includes:
- the LOC105661785 gene encoding uncharacterized protein LOC105661785 isoform X2, with protein MADAISQESSGSDGERRDACSETCPLSRDRRTGSKTTRRSVYSRDQLNPLLPETRKTGNLKVSCSDDTGMSSI; from the exons AATCGTCAGGAAGCGATGGAGAGAGAAGGGACGCGTGTTCAGAAACATGTCCACTTTCGCGGGATAGGAGAACGGGCTCGAAAACTACCCGGAGATCGGTGTATAGTAGA GACCAGCTTAATCCTTTGTTGCCTGAGACAAGAAAAACGGGGAACCTTAAAGTTTCTTGTAGCGATGACACTGGAATGAGTTCAATATAA
- the LOC105661785 gene encoding uncharacterized protein LOC105661785 isoform X1 — protein MADAISQESSGSDGERRDACSETCPLSRDRRTGSKTTRRSVYSRVSSGHDPAVCAQRCKFACKRPNYSNVRGCKWFCVTVATTTAAFAKSSTDGIAAIFEYPMAINWRRYRDQFPEYT, from the coding sequence AATCGTCAGGAAGCGATGGAGAGAGAAGGGACGCGTGTTCAGAAACATGTCCACTTTCGCGGGATAGGAGAACGGGCTCGAAAACTACCCGGAGATCGGTGTATAGTAGAGTAAGTAGCGGCCATGATCCGGCTGTATGCGCACAGCGTTGTAAGTTCGCTTGCAAACGACCGAATTATTCAAATGTTCGCGGTTGCAAGTGGTTCTGCGTTACCGTGGCGACGACAACTGCCGCGTTTGCGAAGTCATCCACCGATGGCATTGCCGCAATTTTCGAGTATCCCATGGCGATAAATTGGCGCCGATATCGCGACCAATTTCCTGAATACACTTAA